The window GATGGCCCTTACCCATACCCTATAAAAGCCGAAGATAAAGCAAATTCTAGGCAACATTCCTGGCGGGAGAAAAATGAAACCAATAAGCAATGGAAGTGTCGTGGGCTAAAAGACAGATAACACAACGAATAACCGACTGAATAGGAATAGAACACGGATTGAACGGATGATACGGATTTTCGGATAAAAAATCCTTTTAGTAAATAAGGGGCTGGGAAAAAGGAACCATACGGTATTCCTTTTGCCTAGCCCCATTACTATTACATCCATTTTTTTTGGCGGAAGATTAAAATCATCCACATGGAAACCGCAATTAAGCCAACGGTAATGCTGATGGTTGACCAGGGAGAGGATTGGTCGGGAAGAGGAACGTTCATACCAAAAAAGCCGGTTACAAAGGTCAGGGGCATAAAAATGGTTGAAATCAATGTCAGCACCCGCATGGTTTCGTTGGTTCGTGCGCTAATAATTGAATAATAGGTGGCTAGGGCGCCGTCTACCAAATCCTTATAGCCGTCGATGGAGTCGGTTATACGCTCCAAATGGTCCACCAAATCCAGGTAGTAAGGCTGATTATCTTCACTAATGGGAAAGGATGCGGTATTGATGGTGGAAAAGATGCGGCGCTGGGGCATGATAGCCCTTCTCATGGTTAAAATGGTTCGCTTCAGTGCCAGGAACTCGTCGGTGGTTTCCTTGCTGGGCTTTTCGTAAATTTCGTCTTCCAGGTCTTCAATACGATCACCGATACGGTCCAGAACCGGAAAATATTCGTCAATTAACCCGTCTATAACGGAATAAAGAAAAAAATC is drawn from Desulforamulus ruminis DSM 2154 and contains these coding sequences:
- the corA gene encoding magnesium/cobalt transporter CorA — translated: MIKTYLYDHQAGKMRHDINLGDLSGVLHDKDNLLWVDLYNFSDQELKYVANAFDFHELTVEDCLQHSPRAKLDKYDDYHFLVIHAVRYNEERDEEIMLVQLGVYLGENYVVTVHKNTLPSLGRVAKICLTDIRLADKGRDFFLYSVIDGLIDEYFPVLDRIGDRIEDLEDEIYEKPSKETTDEFLALKRTILTMRRAIMPQRRIFSTINTASFPISEDNQPYYLDLVDHLERITDSIDGYKDLVDGALATYYSIISARTNETMRVLTLISTIFMPLTFVTGFFGMNVPLPDQSSPWSTISITVGLIAVSMWMILIFRQKKWM